The following are encoded in a window of Mannheimia varigena genomic DNA:
- a CDS encoding TonB-dependent siderophore receptor, with translation MKKAFAYTAISQVVLLAIAQGAIANEQNALLDEVTVSSGSMYKMGEVPFHQAKSAVAVTREQLDDQKVDKLDEIAKYQAGFANQIFGNDTNTNWFRVRGAEVSQAVNGLPTFSYGFFTPYVDSFGLEAVEVTKGADSMTFGAANGGGLINYVTKRAHREKIGQGEFKTTFGSHNQYGFAADYTGKILNDESLRYRVVGSYLSRDGEWYLTNNQTLYVAPTIEWDISDKTRFTLLTSYQRDHGTPSSNFYPAYGTLVPAANGYIDRSTNLGDPVNDTETNRQYSVGYEFSHNFDNGLRLNSSYRYQHAQNFHRGSYPFSTVDANGNIDRGVVYNNGKAISHTLDNHLSWDYNNDWLKNTLVVGVDYRHNRVDTMYSPDGWAWGSTASLYGNAYATSPTNIYNPQIGWGKAQDTKFDTQHYMLKGRQLGFYLQNNARLADKYILGLGVRHDRSNVSEGNLSEDAKYNVTSYSGSFMYEAPLGLNPYFSYSESFNMPLGVSGVNKLYDPQITRQYELGVKYVPTWLDGTISVAGFRAKDTGALQSKDGGVTVSSGDPIYRKGMEVQIDANLTENWNATLAYTYTKSETKVATDHTYNTGLAIGTKYRNQYIPTNILSAKTAYTFNNGALSGLTLGAGIRHIGHSVATKSLYNNYSHYRVPSATVVDLMARYAITPSWIAQVNVDNVGNRRYVAACDFYCYYGAERKISGSLSYKF, from the coding sequence ATGAAAAAAGCATTCGCATACACAGCAATTTCGCAAGTAGTGCTACTTGCAATAGCACAAGGTGCTATTGCTAATGAACAGAATGCATTGCTTGATGAAGTAACAGTATCAAGCGGTTCAATGTATAAAATGGGTGAAGTACCATTTCATCAAGCTAAATCTGCGGTGGCGGTTACTCGTGAACAATTAGACGATCAAAAAGTCGATAAACTAGATGAAATCGCAAAATACCAAGCAGGTTTTGCGAATCAAATTTTTGGAAACGATACTAACACTAACTGGTTTCGTGTACGTGGGGCAGAAGTTTCGCAAGCTGTAAATGGTTTGCCAACCTTTAGCTATGGTTTCTTTACACCTTATGTAGACAGTTTCGGTTTAGAAGCTGTAGAGGTGACAAAAGGTGCAGATTCGATGACTTTTGGTGCGGCTAATGGTGGTGGTTTGATTAACTATGTAACTAAACGAGCTCACCGTGAAAAAATCGGGCAGGGCGAATTTAAAACGACGTTTGGTAGCCATAACCAGTATGGTTTTGCAGCGGATTATACAGGCAAGATTTTAAATGATGAGAGCTTGCGTTATCGTGTTGTCGGAAGTTATTTAAGCCGTGATGGAGAATGGTATTTAACGAATAATCAAACGTTGTATGTTGCCCCAACTATTGAATGGGATATTAGCGATAAAACACGTTTTACCTTATTAACCAGCTATCAAAGAGATCATGGTACGCCAAGTAGTAACTTCTACCCAGCTTATGGAACATTAGTGCCAGCGGCGAATGGTTATATTGATCGCTCGACAAATTTAGGTGATCCGGTAAACGATACTGAAACTAACCGTCAATATAGTGTTGGTTATGAGTTCAGCCATAACTTTGATAATGGATTACGTTTAAATTCGAGCTATAGATATCAACATGCTCAGAACTTCCATCGTGGTTCTTATCCTTTTAGTACTGTTGATGCAAATGGTAATATAGATCGTGGAGTGGTATATAACAATGGTAAAGCGATTTCACATACATTAGACAATCATTTAAGCTGGGACTATAACAATGATTGGCTGAAAAATACATTGGTTGTTGGTGTGGATTATCGACATAACAGAGTAGATACAATGTATTCACCTGATGGGTGGGCTTGGGGATCAACGGCATCTCTCTATGGTAATGCTTATGCTACCTCACCTACAAATATTTATAATCCACAAATAGGTTGGGGGAAAGCTCAAGATACGAAATTTGATACTCAGCATTATATGCTTAAAGGGCGTCAATTAGGTTTCTATTTGCAAAATAACGCTCGTTTAGCTGATAAATATATTTTAGGTTTAGGTGTTCGTCACGATCGTTCTAATGTATCAGAAGGCAATTTATCCGAAGATGCTAAATATAATGTAACCTCTTATTCTGGTTCATTTATGTATGAGGCACCGTTAGGTCTTAACCCATACTTTAGCTATAGCGAATCATTCAATATGCCGTTGGGTGTGAGTGGTGTAAACAAGCTCTATGATCCACAAATCACTCGCCAATATGAATTAGGGGTGAAATATGTGCCAACTTGGTTAGATGGTACGATTTCTGTAGCTGGTTTCCGTGCAAAAGATACTGGGGCGTTACAATCTAAAGATGGCGGTGTAACTGTGTCTAGCGGTGATCCGATTTACCGTAAAGGTATGGAAGTTCAGATTGATGCTAATTTAACTGAAAACTGGAATGCAACGCTTGCTTATACTTACACGAAGTCTGAAACAAAGGTAGCAACAGATCATACTTATAATACTGGTTTAGCAATAGGTACAAAATACCGAAATCAATATATTCCAACTAATATATTATCAGCTAAAACTGCTTATACATTTAATAATGGTGCATTAAGTGGCTTAACACTTGGAGCAGGTATCCGTCATATTGGGCATAGTGTTGCAACTAAATCACTCTATAACAACTACTCACATTATCGAGTACCGTCAGCAACCGTAGTTGATTTAATGGCTCGCTATGCAATTACGCCAAGCTGGATTGCACAAGTAAATGTAGATAACGTAGGCAACCGCCGTTATGTCGCCGCTTGTGATTTCTATTGCTACTATGGTGCAGAGCGTAAAATTAGTGGTTCTTTAAGCTATAAATTTTAA
- the fhuB gene encoding Fe(3+)-hydroxamate ABC transporter permease FhuB, whose translation MVAKPILRLGLLLAVIFCGLFAILLNAQLPSETSVWALFQATENVELLLVQNYTLPRVVMALLAGGILGFASLLLQQVLANPLASDYSLGISSGSQFSLFLTAIFAPQWLEQGSSVIALFGAVLSLVLVLSLAMRKTMSALLLILAGLVVNLYFGSFSAMMMLFYPEEARGLSQWGAGSLTQESWRDSLWLIVQSVPTFVLVAVLIRPLTILSLNDNNAQSLGVSVGKLRFIGVLVSAFLIAVVVSAVGMLGFVGLTAATMVRQFGVRTLRGQLISAFSFGALLLCVTDLCLQLLAHFKGINLPTGAITALLGTPLLLWLMFKALPHTGRVQETYLQNSRKISPLVIGFIIFGFMAAVLLALFMGNAEGGLSFIKIETQWEKGLLEIRYPRVLIALSVGILLAVAGVILQRLTLNPMASPELLGVSSGTSMGILVMLFLFSAQQTEYFWLAGVLGALAVLFVITLINQKSGMLPEKVLLTGISLSAFFDTLQRIAIASGDPRANQLIAWTSGSTQSVSAELALPFAITSIVLLLVSLMFSRWLEILSLQAPVAQALGLNLKQVRWILILFSALLTALATLIIGPLSFIGLLVPQIARFLGVTRAYQQLFISALLGGLIMVLADWFGRQIMFPYELPAGLVATLIGGTYFLLMVRKV comes from the coding sequence GTGGTAGCTAAACCTATTTTACGATTAGGCTTGTTACTAGCGGTCATTTTTTGTGGGTTATTTGCCATTTTATTGAATGCACAATTACCGAGTGAAACGAGTGTTTGGGCGTTGTTTCAAGCTACTGAAAATGTAGAGCTGCTTTTAGTACAAAACTACACGCTTCCTCGTGTAGTAATGGCATTATTGGCAGGGGGAATTTTAGGTTTTGCCAGTTTGTTATTACAACAAGTCTTAGCTAATCCTCTAGCTTCGGATTATTCACTTGGTATCAGCAGTGGTTCGCAATTCTCCTTATTTCTTACGGCGATTTTTGCTCCGCAATGGTTAGAACAGGGTTCAAGTGTGATTGCTCTTTTTGGTGCGGTATTGAGTTTGGTGTTGGTATTAAGTCTTGCAATGAGAAAAACAATGTCGGCATTGTTGCTGATTTTAGCAGGTTTAGTCGTTAATCTTTATTTTGGCTCATTTTCGGCAATGATGATGCTATTTTACCCAGAGGAAGCAAGAGGGCTATCGCAATGGGGAGCTGGTTCACTTACTCAAGAAAGTTGGCGAGATAGCCTTTGGCTGATCGTTCAATCTGTGCCAACTTTTGTGCTAGTTGCAGTGTTAATTCGCCCTTTAACGATTTTATCACTGAATGACAATAATGCTCAAAGTCTAGGAGTATCAGTTGGAAAGTTACGATTCATAGGGGTGTTGGTTTCAGCATTTTTAATTGCTGTAGTGGTATCTGCAGTAGGAATGCTTGGGTTTGTTGGGCTAACAGCCGCAACAATGGTTCGTCAGTTTGGTGTCAGAACTTTAAGAGGGCAGTTAATTTCTGCTTTTAGTTTTGGAGCATTGTTACTTTGTGTTACCGATTTATGTTTACAATTGTTAGCTCATTTTAAAGGAATCAATTTACCAACAGGGGCAATTACAGCTTTACTTGGCACGCCATTATTATTGTGGTTAATGTTTAAAGCTTTGCCTCATACAGGGCGAGTGCAAGAAACGTATTTGCAAAATAGTCGCAAAATTTCACCGCTTGTAATCGGATTCATTATATTTGGATTTATGGCAGCAGTGTTATTGGCGTTATTTATGGGCAATGCTGAAGGCGGTTTATCGTTTATCAAGATAGAAACGCAATGGGAGAAAGGACTGCTGGAAATTCGTTACCCGCGTGTATTAATTGCGCTGTCGGTTGGCATTTTATTAGCTGTAGCGGGGGTGATTTTACAACGTTTAACTCTTAATCCAATGGCAAGCCCTGAATTACTGGGAGTATCTTCAGGTACGTCAATGGGAATTTTAGTGATGCTATTTCTCTTTTCTGCACAGCAAACTGAATATTTTTGGTTAGCAGGAGTTTTAGGAGCATTGGCAGTGTTGTTTGTCATTACATTGATTAATCAAAAGAGCGGTATGTTGCCAGAAAAGGTATTGCTGACGGGGATTTCGCTTTCCGCCTTTTTTGATACATTGCAACGTATTGCCATTGCCAGTGGTGATCCAAGAGCTAATCAACTCATTGCATGGACATCTGGTTCGACTCAAAGTGTGAGTGCGGAGCTTGCATTACCTTTTGCTATTACAAGTATTGTGTTATTACTTGTCAGCTTAATGTTTAGCCGCTGGCTAGAAATATTATCTTTACAAGCCCCTGTTGCTCAAGCGTTAGGGCTGAACCTTAAACAGGTTCGTTGGATACTGATTTTATTTAGTGCTTTATTAACTGCGTTAGCCACCTTGATTATTGGTCCACTCAGTTTTATTGGTTTACTTGTGCCACAAATTGCAAGATTTTTAGGGGTAACGAGGGCTTATCAGCAACTATTCATTTCAGCTTTGTTAGGTGGTTTGATTATGGTGTTAGCAGACTGGTTTGGCAGACAAATTATGTTCCCGTATGAACTCCCTGCGGGGTTAGTAGCAACCCTGATTGGAGGCACTTATTTTTTACTAATGGTAAGGAAAGTTTAA
- a CDS encoding DUF2322 family protein, producing MQFKDYLATFPAIDHLSGLDVINSGEVMQHIPAIEGKLGSLRLYYALYEKFDGKLDATVAKQGIEWFAEHVEDAKVNVGKHPNIDLLFKVIDNDLSLDLVPVAK from the coding sequence ATGCAATTTAAAGATTACTTAGCGACTTTTCCAGCCATCGATCACCTTTCAGGCTTAGATGTGATTAATAGCGGTGAAGTAATGCAACATATTCCAGCAATTGAAGGCAAACTAGGCTCGCTCAGACTCTACTATGCACTTTATGAAAAATTTGATGGAAAATTAGATGCCACAGTAGCAAAACAAGGCATTGAATGGTTTGCGGAGCACGTTGAAGATGCGAAAGTCAACGTGGGCAAGCACCCGAATATTGATTTGTTATTCAAAGTGATTGATAACGATCTTTCACTGGATTTAGTGCCGGTTGCGAAGTAA
- the nagA gene encoding N-acetylglucosamine-6-phosphate deacetylase, producing the protein MTYYALTNCVIYTGEEVLYQHALVVKDDKIAEITLEENLPSDLEKIDLAGANLSAGFIDLQLNGCGGVMFNEEITTRTLEIMQETNLCSGTTSYLPTFITSPDEGMKQAVSVMRDYLAKHKNQALGIHFEGPYLSVAKKGVHRPEFIREISPEMLDFLCENSDVITKVTIAAENPTANHIKHFNEAGIIVSIGHSDATYAETKQRIAEGASFATHLHNAMSPVSNGREGGVVGAVLDSDIYAGIICDGLHVEWGNIRIAKKAKGDKLVIVSDAVAAAGSDIESFIFVGKKVTVKDGKCYDEFGALGGAAVTMIESIRNVVLHCDISLNEAIRMSTLYPAKAIGVDDTLGSLEVGKIANLAIFDNQFNVKGTAVNGLLHWN; encoded by the coding sequence ATGACCTATTATGCCTTAACAAATTGTGTGATTTACACCGGTGAAGAGGTGTTGTATCAGCACGCTTTAGTGGTGAAAGATGACAAAATTGCCGAGATTACGCTAGAAGAAAATTTACCAAGCGATTTAGAAAAAATTGATTTAGCTGGTGCGAATTTATCTGCCGGTTTTATCGATCTGCAATTAAACGGCTGCGGTGGCGTGATGTTTAACGAGGAAATCACCACTCGTACCTTAGAAATTATGCAGGAAACCAACCTCTGTTCAGGCACAACCAGCTACTTGCCGACATTCATCACTTCGCCTGATGAGGGGATGAAGCAGGCAGTTTCGGTAATGCGTGACTATTTAGCCAAACACAAAAACCAAGCATTGGGGATTCACTTTGAAGGCCCTTATTTAAGTGTGGCGAAAAAAGGGGTACATCGCCCGGAATTTATCCGTGAAATCAGCCCTGAAATGTTGGATTTTCTCTGCGAAAACAGCGATGTGATCACCAAAGTCACTATTGCGGCGGAAAACCCAACTGCTAACCACATTAAACATTTTAACGAGGCGGGTATCATCGTCTCCATCGGGCATTCCGATGCGACTTACGCTGAAACCAAACAACGCATTGCCGAAGGGGCATCATTCGCTACCCACTTGCACAATGCGATGTCGCCGGTGAGCAACGGACGTGAAGGTGGCGTAGTTGGTGCGGTGCTAGACAGCGACATTTACGCCGGCATTATCTGCGATGGCTTGCACGTAGAGTGGGGAAATATCCGCATTGCGAAAAAAGCGAAAGGCGATAAATTAGTGATCGTAAGCGATGCGGTAGCTGCTGCTGGTAGCGATATTGAATCGTTCATTTTCGTCGGCAAAAAAGTGACGGTAAAAGATGGCAAATGTTACGATGAGTTTGGTGCTTTAGGCGGAGCAGCGGTTACGATGATTGAATCGATCCGCAACGTAGTTCTGCATTGTGACATTAGCCTCAATGAAGCAATCCGAATGAGTACCCTTTACCCAGCGAAAGCAATCGGTGTGGATGATACGCTCGGTTCATTAGAGGTAGGTAAAATTGCAAACTTAGCTATTTTCGATAATCAATTTAATGTAAAAGGCACGGCAGTGAACGGACTATTACATTGGAATTAA
- a CDS encoding ABC transporter ATP-binding protein, which produces MFSVENATFDIPTRRLLHPISLQFERGKVYGLIGHNGSGKSTLIKLLAKQNPYSSGRITFNQKELNEWSNREFAKQVAYLPQHLPQATNLTARELIAMGRYAWNGLFGRNKAEDNAAIERALSLTHTEKFADQLVDVLSGGERSRIWLAMLLAQQSQFLLLDEPLAALDIAHQIEVMQLVQKLAHELNLGIIIVIHDINLASGYCDHLIALHSGRLLAEGNSHQIVNSPSLKAIYGIDLNVIEHPETKRPVSFY; this is translated from the coding sequence GTGTTTAGCGTTGAAAATGCAACCTTTGATATTCCAACTCGGCGTTTATTGCATCCGATTTCATTGCAATTTGAGCGAGGTAAAGTTTATGGCTTAATCGGGCATAATGGTTCGGGTAAATCCACCTTAATCAAGTTACTGGCAAAACAAAATCCGTATTCATCGGGCAGAATTACCTTTAATCAAAAAGAGCTAAACGAATGGTCTAACCGTGAATTTGCCAAGCAAGTTGCCTATTTGCCCCAGCATTTACCGCAGGCCACTAACCTCACTGCCCGAGAGCTGATCGCAATGGGACGTTATGCGTGGAACGGTTTATTTGGCCGCAATAAAGCGGAAGATAACGCTGCCATTGAACGAGCGTTATCCCTAACTCACACCGAAAAATTTGCCGATCAGCTGGTGGATGTGCTGTCTGGCGGCGAACGTTCCCGTATTTGGCTGGCAATGTTGCTGGCTCAGCAAAGCCAATTTTTATTGCTTGATGAACCGCTTGCCGCCCTTGATATAGCTCATCAAATTGAAGTGATGCAGTTGGTGCAAAAGCTTGCCCACGAGCTAAATTTGGGCATTATTATTGTGATTCACGATATTAATTTAGCCTCAGGTTATTGCGACCATCTCATCGCTTTACACAGCGGAAGATTATTAGCGGAAGGGAATTCTCACCAAATTGTGAATTCTCCCTCATTGAAAGCCATTTATGGCATCGACCTTAATGTGATTGAACACCCTGAAACCAAACGACCAGTGAGTTTTTATTAA
- the tyrS gene encoding tyrosine--tRNA ligase has product MTQSIESLLAELKRGVENIYSEEDLIAKLKENRPLRIKLGADPTAPDIHLGHTVVLNKLRQFQQFGHEVYFLIGDFTGMVGDPSGKNSTRPPLSREDVLRNAETYKEQIFKILDPQKTKIVFNSDWLGKLGTEGMIRLASNYTVARMLEREDFKNRFTNQQPIAIHEFIYPLLQGHDSVELKADVELGGTDQTFNLLVGRELQKSAGQKPQVAMTLPLLVGLDGEKKMSKSLGNYIGVTEAPSEMFGKIMSISDDLMWDWYNLLSFLPLDEIAQLKADVANGKNPRDVKILLAKEIIARFHDETAADAAEQEFINRFQKGAIPDEMPEFTFEGDIGLAALLKEAGLVPSTSEAIRSAQQGGVKIDGEKVEDVKQNAQKGTFVYQVGKRKFARITVK; this is encoded by the coding sequence ATGACTCAATCTATCGAATCGCTCCTTGCCGAACTCAAGCGTGGCGTGGAAAATATTTACTCAGAAGAAGATTTAATCGCAAAATTAAAAGAAAACCGCCCATTACGTATTAAATTAGGGGCAGACCCAACGGCTCCAGACATTCACTTAGGGCACACCGTAGTCTTGAACAAACTTCGCCAATTCCAACAATTTGGTCACGAAGTTTATTTCTTAATCGGCGATTTCACCGGAATGGTAGGCGATCCGTCAGGCAAAAACTCAACTCGTCCGCCATTAAGCCGTGAAGACGTGTTACGCAATGCGGAAACCTACAAAGAGCAGATCTTCAAAATTTTAGATCCGCAAAAAACCAAAATCGTGTTTAACTCCGATTGGCTTGGCAAATTAGGTACAGAAGGAATGATCCGTTTAGCCAGCAACTACACCGTTGCCCGTATGCTTGAGCGTGAAGATTTCAAAAACCGCTTCACCAACCAACAGCCGATTGCGATCCACGAATTTATCTACCCATTATTACAAGGCCACGACTCTGTTGAACTGAAAGCAGACGTGGAACTTGGTGGTACAGACCAAACCTTCAACTTGTTGGTAGGACGTGAATTACAAAAATCTGCAGGGCAAAAACCGCAAGTAGCGATGACGTTACCACTTCTCGTTGGCTTAGACGGTGAGAAAAAAATGTCGAAATCCCTCGGCAACTACATTGGCGTGACGGAAGCTCCAAGCGAAATGTTCGGCAAAATTATGTCGATTTCAGACGATTTAATGTGGGATTGGTACAACCTACTTTCATTCCTCCCATTAGACGAAATCGCCCAATTAAAAGCAGATGTTGCGAACGGCAAAAACCCTCGTGATGTGAAAATTCTGTTAGCGAAAGAGATCATCGCACGCTTCCACGATGAAACCGCCGCCGATGCTGCAGAACAAGAGTTCATTAACCGCTTCCAAAAAGGGGCAATCCCGGACGAAATGCCGGAATTTACTTTTGAAGGCGACATCGGTTTAGCCGCATTACTGAAAGAGGCGGGCTTAGTGCCATCAACTTCTGAAGCAATCCGCTCGGCTCAACAAGGTGGTGTGAAAATTGACGGTGAGAAAGTCGAAGATGTGAAACAAAATGCTCAAAAAGGCACTTTTGTTTACCAAGTCGGCAAACGCAAATTTGCACGCATTACCGTGAAATAA
- a CDS encoding sodium ion-translocating decarboxylase subunit beta: MEGIIALFKGMGIMHLEWGQAVMIAVSVLLLWLAISRKFEPLLLVPIGFGGLMSNIPEAGMAMTALDNLLHSGTAEQLAMVAAKVNSSSLDLHAIKDAIALSAPSVQNELEVMAGDMGYTAGVLALFYKVAIGYGVAPLIIFMGVGAMTDFGPLLANPRMLLLGAAAQFGIFATVLGALGLNWLGIIDFTLPQAAAIGIIGGADGPTAIYLASKLAPELLGAIAVAAYSYMALVPLIQPPIMKALTTEQERKIRMTQLREVSNREKIIFPIVLLLLVALLLPDAAPLLGMFCFGNLLRTSGVVERLNDTAQNALINIVTIFLGLSVGAKLVADKFLQPQTLGILVLGVIAFGIGTASGVIMAKIMNRFSKHKINPLIGSAGVSAVPMAARVSNKVGQEYDKQNFLLMHAMGPNVAGVIGSAIAAGVMLKYIANM, translated from the coding sequence ATGGAAGGTATTATTGCTCTGTTTAAAGGAATGGGAATAATGCATCTCGAGTGGGGGCAAGCTGTGATGATTGCGGTGAGCGTGCTTCTGCTCTGGCTTGCTATCTCCCGAAAATTTGAGCCACTTTTGCTCGTGCCGATTGGTTTTGGTGGATTGATGTCGAACATTCCCGAAGCCGGAATGGCAATGACGGCATTAGACAATTTGCTCCATAGCGGCACGGCGGAACAGCTTGCGATGGTCGCGGCGAAAGTGAATAGCTCTAGCCTTGATCTGCACGCCATCAAAGATGCGATTGCACTTTCTGCCCCTTCCGTTCAAAACGAATTGGAAGTGATGGCTGGCGATATGGGCTATACCGCTGGTGTGCTGGCTTTGTTCTACAAAGTAGCGATTGGCTATGGCGTTGCTCCGCTTATCATCTTTATGGGCGTGGGGGCGATGACCGATTTCGGGCCATTGCTTGCAAACCCTAGAATGTTGCTACTTGGAGCAGCGGCTCAATTCGGTATTTTTGCAACCGTACTTGGGGCGTTAGGCTTGAACTGGCTTGGCATTATTGATTTTACCTTGCCACAAGCGGCAGCGATTGGGATTATCGGTGGGGCAGACGGCCCAACCGCCATCTATTTAGCCAGCAAACTCGCTCCTGAATTGCTCGGGGCGATTGCAGTTGCGGCTTACTCTTATATGGCGTTAGTGCCGCTTATTCAGCCGCCGATTATGAAAGCCTTAACCACCGAGCAGGAACGCAAAATTCGTATGACGCAACTGCGTGAAGTGAGCAACCGTGAAAAAATCATTTTCCCGATTGTGCTACTGCTTCTTGTTGCGTTGCTGTTACCTGATGCGGCACCACTACTCGGTATGTTCTGTTTCGGTAACTTGCTCCGCACCAGCGGCGTGGTGGAACGCTTGAACGACACTGCTCAAAATGCGTTGATCAACATCGTGACGATTTTCCTCGGCTTATCCGTTGGGGCGAAATTAGTGGCAGATAAATTCCTCCAACCGCAAACGTTAGGGATTTTGGTGCTCGGTGTGATCGCTTTTGGTATCGGCACGGCAAGCGGTGTGATTATGGCGAAAATTATGAATCGCTTCAGCAAACACAAAATCAATCCGCTGATTGGCTCGGCTGGGGTTTCAGCGGTGCCGATGGCAGCTCGTGTTTCTAACAAAGTGGGGCAAGAATATGACAAACAAAACTTCTTGCTCATGCACGCAATGGGCCCGAACGTGGCAGGGGTGATCGGCTCGGCGATTGCCGCTGGAGTGATGTTAAAATATATTGCGAATATGTAG
- a CDS encoding iron-siderophore ABC transporter substrate-binding protein has product MKLLQAVVFSLFFTNITLAGESQRSFATLDWTVAETLIALGETPVAVGDVDSYQKWVKEPALPKSVKDLGIRLQPNIEQLLLLSQSQENQSLHFINSGFYAQATPMLARFTKQIDIVDFYREGDAWQNILSASEKVAELIEKPEAFNTLKQRYLQKIEQIRPLVAPYLDRPIALVQFIDTRHLRIYAKNSPFGAVLSQLGFENSWRGSHNNWGFEVINVTQLVSLPQNSRFVVVKPYPTNIASALKYNSIWQRLEMAKTPLILPEGWTFGGIPSAQRFADVLANALMNGGEEW; this is encoded by the coding sequence ATGAAATTATTACAAGCGGTTGTTTTTTCTCTTTTTTTTACTAACATCACCTTAGCCGGCGAATCGCAAAGAAGTTTCGCCACACTGGATTGGACAGTCGCCGAAACGTTAATTGCATTAGGCGAAACGCCTGTTGCCGTGGGCGATGTGGATAGCTATCAAAAATGGGTAAAAGAGCCTGCTTTACCTAAAAGCGTGAAAGATCTCGGCATTCGCTTACAGCCTAATATTGAACAGTTATTGTTACTTTCCCAAAGCCAAGAGAATCAGTCGTTACATTTTATTAATAGTGGTTTTTATGCTCAAGCTACGCCAATGTTAGCTCGCTTTACCAAGCAGATTGATATTGTAGATTTTTATCGTGAGGGTGATGCGTGGCAAAATATTCTCAGTGCATCGGAAAAAGTGGCAGAGCTGATTGAAAAGCCAGAAGCCTTCAATACACTCAAGCAGCGTTATTTGCAAAAAATTGAGCAAATTCGACCGCTTGTAGCGCCATATCTAGATCGCCCTATTGCCTTAGTGCAGTTTATCGACACACGACATTTACGAATTTATGCGAAAAATAGCCCCTTTGGTGCGGTGCTTTCGCAGCTTGGTTTTGAAAATAGTTGGCGCGGTTCACACAATAATTGGGGCTTTGAAGTGATTAACGTAACGCAATTAGTCAGCTTGCCACAAAACAGTCGATTTGTAGTGGTTAAGCCTTATCCTACAAATATAGCTTCAGCATTGAAATATAATAGTATTTGGCAACGTTTAGAAATGGCAAAAACACCGTTGATTTTACCTGAAGGCTGGACTTTTGGCGGTATTCCTTCCGCTCAACGTTTTGCTGATGTACTGGCAAATGCGTTAATGAATGGAGGTGAAGAGTGGTAG